The Sciurus carolinensis chromosome 5, mSciCar1.2, whole genome shotgun sequence genome segment GGTTATCCAGGTAATATTCCCCTCTCTCCCAATTTACCTGTAGTTCTAAGTACAAAATCTTTCAAGAGCAAAAAAGGCCCTAAGTCTGGCATTCTGAAATGTAACTGAAAAGTTCTTCCCTTTGTGTCTCCAAAGCCACATCCACACCGTCTGTGATAAAATTAAAAGCTTGAAGGAGAGTACTTATGACCTAACCTTCATCTTTCCAAGTCCCATTCTTTGAGTTCCCTTACTGTGTGACAAAGAAGGCCAGCTCAGTCACCAACACTCTTCCCCAAACTGGAAATTTAATCATTCTGCAGGAACCTCTTGTCCAAAGAGATCTCCACAGGAAATGTCTTTCCAAAGCCGATGAGGACCTAATTTACCCAAACTGGAATTTCAAATGCCTACAGGTTCAGGTAATGAATTAAGGTAATGAATTAAGGTAATGAATTAAGGAGGTGGGTGTGATTCAGCGGAGAGTTGGGGGGACCATGGTGAATGGAACACACTTATGCAAATGACAAGGGTGCCTCACATCCACCCACAGTGACGAGTCCAGCTCCTCCCATTTCCAAAAGAGGAACGGGGTAGAATACTAGAAAGTCCAGATTAATCCAATTTCTTTTTAGGTAAAACCTGTTTAAATAtggaattttgaaatgttttaaaatataatgattaaaaaaaaagtctgccgTCCCCTCTTCAGACGGTGGTCCACATCTGTGTTCTGTGTTAAGAGCCCTACCAAAGAACCCCAGTAATTCCCAGTGCTTCCTTCTTTCCCAGGCCTGGCCCTTTTCCGGCTCTACCTCCTCTTCTTTCCATTCTCTGAAACTTGGACTCACGTTCTTTATCGATCTCCTCTCTCTTCCGCATCCTCCCACCCCGGGAGCTGAAGAGCTGGAGGGATGCTTTCTGACAGTAggcctccttttctccctgggaGCCCCAAGACGCCTGAGAGTGAATAAGGACTCGTCCTGGGGGCCCCCACTCTTACTGGAAAAAAGGACTTCTCGGGAATTCAGAGGTGGGGATAGGTATAGGGAACACTTCTCAGAAAACCTACTCTCCCAGTGGGttaaaggagggagggaggactgggTTTGGAGGTGCTGTGTGGTTTCCGGCTGGGAAACCCGGGTCCTTTAGGCACTCTTGGCTCCAGTCATTTCCAAAGCAGTCGATTCTCCTGGAGAGGCGCGGAAATCATAGGGCGGCTCCTACGCAGATGGCCCAGTCTGGGCGCCCCAGGTTGCTCGCGCGCGCAGCTGCGGTAGTCACTGCGCGTCCCCGCCCCCACTCCTGCATgccccccttccctctccctgccaGACCCGAAGCAGGAGCTCCGCCCCCAACGCGCCGTCCCAGCCCCCGCGCCTTAAAACCCGGTGCGCACCGCCCCACCGCGCCCAGCCTGCCGCACCTCTCGCGTCCTCAGTAGCTCCAGCTCCAGCCGCTCTATCGGCCCTCATCCCGGCACCATGAGCTTCGGTTCGGAGCACTACCTGTGCTCCGCCTCTTCCTACCGCAAAGTGTTCGGGGACAGCTCTCGCCTGTCTGGGCGTCTCTCCGGGACTGGCGGCGCGGGCAGCTTCCGCTCGCAATCACTGTCCCGCTGCAATGTGGCCTCCTCAGCCGCCTGCTCCTCGGCCTCGTCGCTTGGCTTGGGCCTGGCCTATCGCCGGCTGCCGGGTTCCGACGGGTTGGACCTGAGCCAGGCGGCGGCACGCACCAACGAGTACAAGATCATCCGCACCAACGAGAAGGAGCAGCTGCAGGGCCTCAACGACCGCTTCGCGGTGTTCATCGAGAAGGTGCACCAGCTGGAGACACAGAACCGAGCACTGGAGGCCGAATTGGCTGCGCTGCGGCAACGCCACGCCGAGCCGTCGCGCGTCGGAGAGCTCTTCCAGCGCGAGCTGCGCGACCTGCGCGCGCAGCTGGAGGAGGCAAGCTCCGCGCGCGCTCAGGCCCTGCTGGAGCGCGACGGCCTGGCCGAAGAAGTGCAGCGACTGAGGGCGCGCTGCGAAGAGGAGAGCCGCGGGCGCGAAGGCGCCGAGCGCGCCCTGAAGGCACAGCAGCGCGACGTGGACGGTGCCACTCTGGCCCGCCTGGACCTGGAGAAGAAGGTAGAGTCGCTGCTGGACGAGCTGGCCTTCGTGCGCCAGGTGCACGACGAAGAGGTAGCTGAACTGCTGGCCACGCTGCAGGCATCGTCGCAGGCCGCGGCTGAGGTGGACGTGACTGTGGCCAAACCAGACCTGAGTTCAGCGCTGAGGGAGATCCGCGCCCAGTATGAGTCCTTGGCCGCTAAGAATCTGCAGTCAGCCGAGGAGTGGTACAAGTCCAAGTTTGCCAACCTGAATGAGCAGGCGGCGCGCAGCACCGAGGCCATCCGAGCCAGCCGCGAGGAGATCCACGAGTACCGGCGCCAGTTACAGGCACGCACCATCGAGATCGAGGGCCTGCGCGGGGCCAATGAATCCTTGGAGAGGCAGATCCTGGAGCTGGAGGAGCGGCACAGTGCGGAGGTAGCTGGCTACCAGGTAAGGGCTGGAGCGCTGCAGAGGGAAGGACAACCTGTCCTCTCCCGTGCATACCTGCACTTCCTGTAAAATGGGGGCCATAGGAAACAAGGGAGCATAAGAAAGACGAGAGAAGAGCCTCTATGGGAGGCGTTGccaaacaaaaaactccactGTGAACTGTTAGGTACCCGGAAGCTCTCTTCCCTGCCCCTTAATTATGTTCCTGTCCAGGCCCGTCCTAACAAAGAAGCGCTTAAACTTCTTTGGAGTTCGAAAAATCTATGCCTCTCTGTCGGTTTGTAGACATACACACTGGCAACCTGGAAAACAGTCCCCCACCCAAAGTAGGAGTGAGCCAGGTCATAGTTTCCCCATGGGCCCcactgtgtctcagtttcctttatTGTTTGTTTAATTCTTCGATTAATTCTTTTTGTGCGCTTCAGAcagtgttggcaaatgggaaggGCTCCATTCCATTTTCATGACTTTTGCCCTCAAAGGAGTACAGATTGGAGACCGAGGAACTGGATTGTGACTGAGCTAATAACAACCACCCCGCTGTACCCTTCCCCCACAGCCCCGCCCCACGGTTTCCGAGTCGACCTACTGGCGACATTTCCTACTTAAAGAAAGCTCTCCCTCCACTAGTTGGGAGACGAAAAATGGCTAGGGCGCTGTCCGTGGTGCTGATTCGTGTTCCTCCTATCTCAAAAGCGATGTCTCTCCTACCCTGTGTCCCAGTTATGAATCTCTAGGCAATTAACtgctttgacttttttcttttgcaataccAACACATTAGTCTTGGTTACCTGCAATCAAATGTCACCTCGTGGACCCCATCAATTTTCACTCTCATGGATGGCTaggcacttcaaaaaaaaaaaaaaaa includes the following:
- the Ina gene encoding alpha-internexin yields the protein MSFGSEHYLCSASSYRKVFGDSSRLSGRLSGTGGAGSFRSQSLSRCNVASSAACSSASSLGLGLAYRRLPGSDGLDLSQAAARTNEYKIIRTNEKEQLQGLNDRFAVFIEKVHQLETQNRALEAELAALRQRHAEPSRVGELFQRELRDLRAQLEEASSARAQALLERDGLAEEVQRLRARCEEESRGREGAERALKAQQRDVDGATLARLDLEKKVESLLDELAFVRQVHDEEVAELLATLQASSQAAAEVDVTVAKPDLSSALREIRAQYESLAAKNLQSAEEWYKSKFANLNEQAARSTEAIRASREEIHEYRRQLQARTIEIEGLRGANESLERQILELEERHSAEVAGYQDSIGQLENDLRNTKSEMARHLREYQDLLNVKMALDIEIAAYRKLLEGEETRFSSSGLSVSGLNPLPNPSYLLPPRILSSTTSKVSSTGLSLKKEEEEEEASKVASKKTSQIGESFEEILEETVISTKKTEKSNIEESTISSQNI